The genomic segment ctataaagcgcaccggattataaggcgcactttcaatgaatggcctattttagaacgtttttcatatatagggcgcaccggattatatgGCGCAGAGAATCGAAGATTCTGCagactgcagtcaaacgtttgactgtgTTTGcattatgcatccactagatggagctgtgctaaatggaatgtcaacattttgctccagattataaggcgcactgtcgttgtttgagaaaattaaaggggggtggggggtgaatTGCTAttccatgcatactgagttttttacactgttaaagagttggattccaatgctaaacatggacaaagtttcaaaaattaagttgaacggtttgtcacaagtttcggaaagtttttttcgagtatggccctgtgtgacgttagatggagcggaatttccttatatgggtcctgagggcacgtctgccggaagagcacgcgctccagtagagcagagcagagacattcaatGATCAGAGTGAGAatccgaaatgtcacaaaagaagtgtgtttttgtttgccagggcaagacaaccctgcacagattaccaaaaaaagtttatttttacagagcatcaacggagttgtgcaagtgtttgtgtttgttccctgcattttgaagatgcttgttttacaaacaaggcccagtttgacgccggatttgcgtattgtttatttcttaaggatgatgcaatcccaacggaaaagggtcacaatcgtgtgttgggaccgcaggcggtgagtaaaactgcttcaaatatctctgtgttgttaacttagctatcggcgtgtaagcacatcaagtaaacaacatgcgatgttgtcatcaaactgcactttccacatgtacacttaaaaaaaaaaaaaaaaaaaaaaagacgacataaagcggaacttagtcattttccaaaaccgctaagcaaatatatacattttcaatacatactacatacagacgtcctgctgtagtcgttgctgatgctgctcttgttaaatttcatctgattctggatcataaatatacgctgaatctgactgttagccatggtttgttttggttgtttttttttccctcaagttaatgtcacagcttccaaacgctctcaacacaaaagcctactggcgctcgtgattctttagctccgcccacacgtcacgcctccagtcggtcgtgtttttccgggaaaaatcggtacagactatctttctcttataaatataataaaactaaagactttttggagttatgaaggatgcagtactactctataggtactcaagatagGTACtcaacaggatattgagtgaaaacgagcatttcaccccccctttaaaggcttttaagtgcgccttatagtgcagaAAATATGGTACTGTAAGTATTAATACTACTGGTTGTCTACTGGTTTCTGTCACAGTTTGTGAATTTCATGTTCAGCACATTTGAAACTACTTAAAAGACTTTGCAGTTACAGAAAATGATCTAAACTTAAGttggaaataaaatgtattttaatatatatatataaaaacacacacacacagtttgcattTGGAGTGTCACCTTGTACTCATCCTGTTGTCGTCTGCAGTGTCTGTCATCACACTGGGGGTTGGCCTTCATCGCCATGCTCGGGAAGAAATCCTGCATGGCATTATAGCCCAGATAATAACTCACCGTCCCAAACCCCAACAGATACCTACAACACAGGCAATTTGATTCCAGACCATGTATTTTAATGTCCTTCAGAAACCTACGGACAGGGCAAGACCACTGAGGATGTGAAATGACCATGGGATGATGGGTTTAGCTGGTTAGTTGGAATtgttcaattcagttcagttaCAAAAATGGCTTTATATTGTCCTCTAATGGCATTTGTGTGATACTACAGCATTTACTATCCACTAAAGTACATCAGTACAGCTAAACTGAAAAAGTAAACATCACAGACTGTGGTTAGGATGTAATCTTATCCCTGTGTAGCCTGTTATGTGAGAAAATAGTAAGTCATATTTGTAACCATTTATTTTaacctttagacaaaatattcTTACAACTAAAGTTTGTAGTTTAAATACCTATTTGCTGCTCAGGAGTGGCTTATTTTTATAGCTGCCCATTTGAATCAATTAATTTGTTTGACAGAAATCAATATGTCACCTGTATAATAATCTGGAAGAAAGTGTAGTATAATACAGTGAGACTTTGGTGCTCATAACTCAAGGGGAAAAAAACACCTCAATTTTATTAAGAGACACAAAGTGAGcagaaatacactttttttttttttttttttttttttttttacaaattgtgtatggataatcaagttaacctaagttgcttcagtccactatgtgttcatcttgaaatgttaccaaaaatgtaaaagttattcTTATGTTTACTTAACATAATTCattaaagatttcacagcaaaaagacatGAACCACAACCTTAAGTGGGATGTTTCAGAATTATTCTAAAAGGCCTTTTTAATTGCtaaaaagtataaactatcaaACTAAAAGAGTCATGTAATAGACTGTGTACACAGGCTTTTCAGCAAAGCTGGTCATGTTGATTTAGAGACCtttaaaatatgatacagtaggctttatagggATAAAAACAGCGTGGTTAGGCCTGTGCTGAATCATCAGGATAGTGATGAGGTCTTACTTCAGGACGTTCTGTACAAGGAGCCCGGCGACCACTCCCATTGTGGTGGGCAGACTGGCGGCACACACTCCATCCCTCTTTAACGTCTTCTCGTCGATATTTGCAGCCACTACAAGGGGAGgtgcacactgacacacacacacaaatgaatcaGAACACGCTTTCCGACCCATACAGAAATAACCAATGCTTTATAAAGCTGGTTTAAGCCCAGAAACTAGATCGTAGAAGACCATATGAAATGGCTTTTAAAATCATAATTCACGACACATAGTATGTGTTTTGGGAATGTGAGTGTGTCATACAGCAAAACATGCAGTTTCTCCAGGGATGATGAGCTGGATGTGTCCAGAAACGGCATTCTCACTGACGCCCGACTCCATCCATATCTGAGCCAACTCATTACATGCCtgtgagagagaaacaaacaTGTAAGTAACTGCCAAACCGCAGTGACTATGTGTGAAaacctaaaaaataaatgattaaaaatatatgcaaGCCAAAAACTCACTGTATTAATGGCCATCCGAGCTTCAAAGTTATCAACACAACTGAGGACCAAATCTACAGGCTTCCCCTCCTCAAGTCCTCCGTGACTGAAAACACAAAAGCAAGTTTATTACAGCCAATCTGAAAATGAGATGGAAAACTTTGAGCTTACTGTGGCAGTAAATCACCTAATGCGGTCCATGAAATGTGTGAAGTTGTCCATTGTGGTGATGTTGTAATTGTGGGTCTCAAAAGCAACATCTGGATTAATGTTCCTATGTCGGAAAACAAAGAATTAAAATGGGAAATATCAACTGAAATGCCTTTCCAACACCTAAGGTTGTCACTTTACAGAGTCAAATAAACATCAACATCAGagcacaatacacacacaaaggGCTGAAAGTAATATACAAAGATTCCAATCAATAACATGTCCATAACAAGGTACAATTTACGGACCAAGAGCTGAAGGGTAATATTCAGAGGAAAACATGTCTTTAAGAGGTTTTTGAAGGAGAGAAGGGAGGATGCTTGAAGGAT from the Carassius auratus strain Wakin chromosome 49, ASM336829v1, whole genome shotgun sequence genome contains:
- the LOC113066107 gene encoding ubiquitin-like modifier-activating enzyme 5 isoform X2 yields the protein MLLQWWEWEVWGVSLQKCSPDVALLLLFDYDKVELANMNRLFFQPHQAGLSKVEAAEHTLRNINPDVAFETHNYNITTMDNFTHFMDRISHGGLEEGKPVDLVLSCVDNFEARMAINTACNELAQIWMESGVSENAVSGHIQLIIPGETACFACAPPLVVAANIDEKTLKRDGVCAASLPTTMGVVAGLLVQNVLKYLLGFGTVSYYLGYNAMQDFFPSMAMKANPQCDDRHCRRQQDEYKKKEAERPKQEVVQEEEEEVVHEDNEWGIELVSEVSEAELRDASGPVPDLPEGITVAYTIPEKDGGSGETVEETDQSLEELMAQMKKM